In a genomic window of Micromonospora cremea:
- a CDS encoding DUF389 domain-containing protein codes for MLHLRVIAPPDRSPQVVDLLSAEAGVTHLAVLPGAARQPQGDLILCDVVRESADRVLQGLRRIGVDTSGGIAADDVELTISTAADRAARRAPGSGADAVVWDEIAAKTGEQTELSGTYLALITIATMIAGIGVLLDQPILIVGAMVVGPEFGPLAALCVALLRRRLRVIVRSVQALTVGFLAAMVATALSTWALNAAGLVSREMLLADRPLTDFIWRPDALSWVVGLLAGVAGMLSLTSKKSGSLVGVLISVTTVPAAANVAVASAYGVWDEAAGSALQLVINLCAIVLAGLLTLVVQQLWWWGLARRSRRSAAG; via the coding sequence GTGCTGCACCTGAGGGTGATCGCTCCGCCGGACCGGTCGCCGCAGGTCGTCGACCTGCTGTCGGCTGAGGCGGGGGTGACCCACCTGGCCGTGCTGCCCGGCGCGGCCCGGCAGCCGCAGGGCGATCTCATCCTCTGCGACGTGGTGCGGGAGAGCGCCGACCGGGTGCTCCAGGGGCTGCGGCGGATCGGCGTGGACACGAGCGGCGGCATCGCCGCTGACGACGTGGAGCTGACCATCTCGACCGCGGCCGACCGGGCCGCCCGCCGGGCGCCCGGCAGCGGCGCCGACGCGGTGGTCTGGGACGAGATCGCGGCGAAGACCGGCGAGCAGACCGAACTGTCCGGCACCTACCTCGCGCTGATCACCATCGCCACCATGATCGCCGGTATCGGTGTGCTGCTGGACCAGCCGATCCTCATCGTCGGGGCGATGGTGGTCGGTCCGGAGTTCGGTCCCCTCGCCGCACTCTGCGTCGCGCTGCTGCGCCGCCGGCTCCGAGTGATCGTCCGGTCGGTGCAGGCCCTCACAGTCGGCTTCCTGGCGGCCATGGTCGCGACCGCGCTGAGCACCTGGGCATTGAACGCCGCCGGTCTGGTCAGTCGGGAGATGCTGCTCGCGGACCGCCCGCTCACCGACTTCATCTGGCGGCCGGACGCGCTGTCCTGGGTGGTCGGCCTGCTCGCCGGTGTGGCCGGCATGCTCTCGCTGACGTCGAAGAAGTCGGGCAGCCTGGTCGGGGTGCTGATCTCGGTGACCACGGTGCCGGCCGCTGCGAACGTGGCGGTCGCCAGCGCCTACGGGGTGTGGGACGAGGCGGCCGGGTCGGCACTCCAGCTGGTGATCAACCTGTGCGCGATCGTCCTGGCCGGGCTGCTCACCCTCGTGGTGCAGCAGCTGTGGTGGTGGGGCCTGGCCCGTCGGTCCCGTCGTTCAGCAGCCGGCTGA
- a CDS encoding aminoglycoside phosphotransferase family protein, with protein MPEPLGLGEAGAGYPGPWTAYRWIPGEPARPDRIDDPDVFARDLAGVVAALRGIDTGGRAWPGFGRGGPLAAEDAGVRSALADSGQLTDTARLAGVWDRCREAPRHDDGDMWIHADLMPGNLLVRDGRLAAVIDLGTVGVGDPAVDLMPAWNLLDAGSRETYRRALGVDDATWDRGRGWALEQAINALPYYVETNPVMADIARHTLRAVLD; from the coding sequence GTGCCCGAACCGCTCGGCCTCGGCGAGGCGGGCGCGGGATATCCCGGGCCGTGGACGGCGTACCGCTGGATTCCCGGCGAGCCGGCCCGGCCCGACCGGATTGACGATCCGGACGTCTTCGCCCGCGACCTGGCTGGCGTCGTCGCCGCTCTGCGCGGCATCGACACCGGCGGTCGGGCGTGGCCCGGGTTCGGCCGGGGCGGGCCGCTGGCCGCCGAGGACGCCGGCGTGCGGTCGGCCCTCGCCGACAGCGGTCAGCTCACCGACACCGCCCGGCTCGCCGGCGTGTGGGACCGGTGCCGGGAGGCTCCCCGGCACGACGACGGTGACATGTGGATCCACGCCGACCTGATGCCCGGCAACCTGCTGGTCCGCGACGGCCGGCTGGCCGCGGTCATCGACCTCGGCACGGTCGGCGTGGGTGATCCGGCGGTGGACCTGATGCCGGCGTGGAACCTGCTCGACGCCGGATCGCGGGAGACGTACCGGCGGGCGCTCGGCGTGGACGACGCCACCTGGGATCGTGGGCGCGGCTGGGCCCTGGAGCAGGCGATCAACGCGCTGCCGTACTACGTCGAGACCAACCCGGTGATGGCCGACATCGCGAGGCACACGCTGCGGGCCGTACTCGACTGA